The following proteins are co-located in the Maridesulfovibrio sp. genome:
- a CDS encoding class I SAM-dependent methyltransferase, translated as MNISTENKWHEVWTRKGTENGDSLEDLMKADGFDTGTGAISVDDWMKTSADIKNRLETDKASKILEVGCGAGAMLYTFRNSGPELYGADYSETLIQKATSAIPELNGKACEASALGFADNMFEAVFSHGVFFYFRDLNYAEKAMDEILRVLTRDGKIFILDVPDLAKRDLCENFRRNVVYAGEEYPTAEDSPYRHLYYPKEWFHEYGQKHGMKVQTFDQDLESYPMSPYRFNALLTF; from the coding sequence ATGAACATTTCTACTGAAAATAAATGGCACGAGGTATGGACCCGCAAAGGGACTGAAAACGGCGACTCCCTTGAAGACCTGATGAAAGCAGACGGTTTTGACACAGGAACAGGAGCAATTTCAGTTGATGACTGGATGAAAACTTCAGCAGATATAAAAAACAGACTGGAAACCGATAAGGCTTCAAAGATTCTGGAAGTGGGCTGCGGTGCCGGGGCAATGCTATACACCTTCCGCAATTCCGGACCGGAACTTTACGGCGCAGATTACTCTGAAACACTGATCCAAAAAGCCACATCCGCAATCCCTGAATTGAATGGCAAAGCTTGCGAAGCTTCAGCACTCGGTTTTGCGGACAACATGTTCGAAGCTGTTTTTTCCCACGGAGTATTCTTCTACTTCCGGGACCTCAACTATGCAGAGAAGGCCATGGATGAAATCTTGCGTGTTCTAACTCGCGACGGGAAAATATTCATTCTCGATGTTCCTGATCTTGCAAAACGCGACCTATGCGAAAACTTCAGGCGCAATGTCGTTTATGCCGGGGAAGAATATCCGACAGCAGAAGACAGCCCCTACCGCCATCTTTACTATCCGAAAGAATGGTTTCACGAATACGGTCAAAAACACGGCATGAAGGTCCAGACCTTTGATCAGGATCTCGAAAGTTATCCTATGTCCCCATACCGTTTTAATGCTTTGCTGACTTTCTAG
- a CDS encoding aminotransferase class I/II-fold pyridoxal phosphate-dependent enzyme translates to MQVIILAAGRGQRLSPITDDVPKPLVEVNGCPLIVNALEILSKHPVERFIIVEGYKSEQLHERLGDSYNGIEIVYVRNAEWDKTNNIHSLWLTRELWDRNTILLECDIFFEPGLIEALLEEPFANAVMVDHFQPHMDGTVVELSPDRKNITRLIPGKDQDENFNFTDKYKTVNIYTFTEDFLQNIFLPTIDLYVKMNGQNEYYELVLGVIIFMGSKELKAKICNSHRWFEIDDFTDLQRAEAYVTDDRSLLEKVRKKYGGYWRYDFTDFEYLYNPYFPNQNLYNELRLNLTDLLGNYPSGQQEINLSLANWAKIDESMLAVANGGSELIELLRQKINKVTLLQPSFDEYARNLKPEQIHAIPPCPQSLTQTPATIIKEVKSSGSNALVIVNPGNPTGTRFKPAELRYMFEELRELDMIILDESFADFIGTGRDTTLLDELDKYPNVIILRSLSKDLGVPGIRLGYIASTDRELIKEIRTALPIWHINSVAQYFLDILPKYRSDYALARAKVIEARDEMGEMLNAIPTLRVIPSFANYFCCELPEGVSSEYVQEQLFMNYKMLVKDLGNKQGLPEGRYLRLAVKTPEENRMLVDALTTTLADNILTSQTA, encoded by the coding sequence ATGCAGGTTATCATTCTAGCAGCCGGAAGAGGACAAAGACTAAGTCCCATTACGGATGATGTTCCCAAGCCACTGGTCGAAGTCAATGGATGCCCTCTGATCGTTAACGCCTTGGAGATACTGTCAAAGCATCCGGTTGAGCGGTTTATTATTGTAGAAGGGTACAAATCTGAGCAGCTTCATGAAAGGCTGGGTGACAGCTACAACGGTATTGAAATTGTCTACGTGCGCAACGCGGAGTGGGACAAGACCAACAATATCCACTCCCTGTGGCTGACCCGCGAATTATGGGACAGAAACACCATTCTTCTGGAATGTGATATTTTCTTTGAGCCGGGACTGATTGAAGCGTTGCTCGAAGAGCCGTTTGCCAATGCTGTTATGGTCGATCATTTCCAGCCCCATATGGACGGAACAGTGGTGGAACTCTCACCCGACCGCAAGAACATTACCCGGCTGATCCCCGGCAAAGATCAGGATGAAAATTTCAATTTTACAGATAAATACAAGACGGTAAACATATACACTTTTACTGAAGATTTTCTTCAGAATATTTTCCTCCCCACCATTGATCTCTATGTAAAAATGAACGGCCAGAATGAGTATTATGAACTGGTTCTGGGTGTGATCATCTTCATGGGCAGCAAAGAACTTAAAGCCAAGATATGCAATTCTCACCGCTGGTTTGAAATTGATGACTTTACCGACCTGCAACGGGCCGAGGCATATGTAACCGATGATAGATCCCTACTGGAAAAGGTTCGCAAAAAATACGGCGGATACTGGCGTTACGACTTTACGGATTTTGAATATCTCTACAATCCGTATTTTCCGAACCAAAACCTTTATAATGAACTGCGCCTGAACCTGACCGACCTGCTCGGCAACTATCCTTCGGGCCAGCAGGAAATCAACCTCAGCCTTGCGAACTGGGCTAAAATTGATGAATCCATGCTCGCCGTTGCAAACGGTGGTTCAGAACTGATTGAACTCCTGCGTCAAAAAATCAACAAGGTCACTTTGCTTCAGCCTTCATTTGATGAGTATGCACGAAACCTTAAGCCGGAGCAGATTCATGCTATTCCGCCCTGTCCGCAAAGCCTGACCCAGACTCCGGCAACAATTATCAAAGAAGTAAAATCAAGCGGATCCAATGCACTGGTTATCGTCAATCCCGGCAACCCTACCGGAACACGATTTAAACCCGCAGAACTGCGTTACATGTTCGAAGAGTTGCGTGAGCTTGATATGATTATCCTTGACGAATCATTTGCCGATTTCATCGGTACCGGGCGTGACACCACCCTTCTCGATGAGCTGGATAAATATCCGAATGTGATCATTCTGCGCAGTTTGAGCAAAGACCTCGGCGTTCCGGGAATCAGGCTTGGTTACATTGCAAGTACTGACCGGGAACTCATTAAAGAAATACGCACGGCCCTGCCTATCTGGCATATCAACTCCGTTGCCCAATATTTTCTGGATATTCTCCCTAAATATCGCAGCGATTACGCTTTAGCCCGCGCCAAAGTGATTGAAGCGCGAGATGAAATGGGCGAAATGTTGAACGCAATTCCAACCCTGAGGGTTATCCCTTCATTCGCGAACTATTTCTGCTGTGAACTTCCTGAGGGAGTTTCTTCCGAATATGTTCAGGAACAATTATTCATGAATTACAAAATGCTGGTTAAAGACCTCGGCAATAAGCAAGGACTTCCCGAAGGACGCTACCTGCGGCTTGCGGTTAAAACTCCCGAGGAAAACCGCATGCTGGTTGATGCCCTGACCACAACACTTGCTGACAATATACTCACTTCTCAAACAGCATAA
- a CDS encoding stomatin-like protein — protein MAPALIAVILIAVVLVVIIIKSIRIVPQKTEAIVERLGKYRVTLGAGFHFLFPFLDRVAYECSLKEEALDTLPQTCITSDNVSVVVDGLIFIEVQDSKAAAYGIDNYRYAASQLAQTALRSCVGKLALDKTFEERDSINAQVVEAIDAAAASWGIKVLRYEIKDITPPDSVKAAMETQMIAERQKRADIARSEGEKQAIINRAEAAKLDEVLKSEGERERLMNEARGKAEAITTVADATAKALLTVGETLNSAGGADAASLRIAERYVEAFEGLARQSTTLILPAEAGDVASMVGTAMSVFGKVKGKDGVPKADKNEGQGDFGFTLE, from the coding sequence ATGGCTCCCGCATTGATTGCAGTTATATTAATTGCTGTGGTTTTGGTGGTAATAATTATAAAGTCTATTCGGATTGTTCCCCAGAAAACAGAAGCAATAGTGGAAAGGCTCGGCAAGTACCGGGTGACGCTTGGAGCAGGGTTCCACTTTCTTTTTCCTTTTCTTGATCGTGTGGCTTATGAATGCTCACTCAAGGAAGAAGCGCTTGATACTTTGCCGCAGACTTGTATCACAAGTGATAATGTAAGTGTTGTAGTGGATGGGCTTATTTTTATAGAAGTTCAGGATTCCAAGGCCGCAGCCTACGGTATCGACAATTATCGATACGCTGCTTCGCAACTAGCGCAGACAGCGCTTCGTTCCTGTGTTGGTAAGCTTGCTCTTGATAAGACTTTTGAAGAACGTGATTCCATAAACGCACAGGTGGTTGAAGCTATTGATGCTGCCGCTGCTTCGTGGGGTATTAAGGTTTTACGTTACGAGATTAAGGATATCACCCCGCCGGACAGTGTTAAGGCGGCGATGGAAACCCAGATGATTGCCGAACGTCAGAAGCGGGCGGATATTGCACGCAGTGAAGGTGAAAAACAGGCCATAATCAACAGGGCCGAAGCTGCCAAGCTTGATGAAGTCCTTAAAAGTGAGGGCGAACGCGAAAGACTTATGAACGAAGCTCGTGGTAAAGCGGAAGCTATTACTACTGTGGCCGATGCTACAGCCAAGGCTTTGCTGACTGTAGGGGAAACGTTGAACAGTGCTGGTGGGGCAGATGCTGCTTCACTGAGGATTGCCGAGCGTTACGTGGAAGCCTTCGAAGGTCTGGCCCGTCAATCCACCACATTGATTCTCCCTGCCGAAGCAGGAGATGTAGCTTCCATGGTCGGAACAGCCATGAGTGTTTTCGGTAAGGTAAAAGGTAAGGACGGAGTCCCCAAAGCTGACAAGAATGAAGGGCAGGGTGATTTTGGATTTACTTTAGAATAA
- a CDS encoding sulfatase-like hydrolase/transferase encodes MKNIIWIVIDTLRSDMLASCLSETAVYNEIDEIIEQGILFTDVMTSGGSTRISAPSYFSSLRPGLTGMIHHGVQTIRNFKDDVLTVTEYFKHYGYQTFRWDDSSLDSCQPKRGFDVFESGYPTLEHTPHRNYDNDRRDAFIARVRQSKKPFFVNFHLDYIHDFGGNQKTSWTTDEYLKVVSRQAKDFKALWDKIAPGPEDIVVVTSDHGCVLDENYIEYDKSMPWGFANNKTRVFASFIAEGLTPSKKHELIRSIDIAPTLLDLALGKEMKAQGISLKSVLQGGPVPELIGISERNVSFDVTSVTDYACVRKQDWAFYFHKGEPMALYDNSEGTNVTDHMGEGLPVEEELLNFYRELVLEGPQTATELYEQAGLSISDIRSEVEASILLPVYIWNDEVRLCIDALLDQILNTELILLDADGSGEVEKEIKAKYNDRLYLLHVDAKDLPLQKMLNKGLELAKAPFTVTASPDCQYTENFCYSLREMFLSKTDTVLSYPNMKRLISDNREMEYIGNDDCFDELMFSRLGSIFEHKTATAAYSLPHFNEVGACAMFETETLRNAGGFSASATDVLAKTWHKLNRLGRVRHVNKGLVISKDRTILRPVIPTPEKEHGLKVSIIVPLNGAADHKLLPMFLTMLSKQTEKSIEVLLLNQTADANIITALANNFPELNIRTINRTGEFHDLLNSGLYAARGKYIFWSDISDKLLPHCLSSLLKQIDYKTDVTAVKCGHFLQNASNMANDVQPMGQVREMLCEVCDLRGLLYKRRLHNDIGIFRAPNDNEQGWYMCVRLALVKPFEIIEEPLIIAGRTFQFNMQPSIESYHRILRSSISSMGNTIDLVRLYEDDFRHHRADQARYILEDEMMLTLELINKSGINSGALLRVPKVQIAK; translated from the coding sequence ATGAAAAACATCATCTGGATCGTAATTGACACCCTGAGATCGGACATGCTGGCATCATGTCTTTCCGAAACAGCCGTCTACAATGAAATTGACGAAATAATTGAACAGGGCATCCTGTTTACTGATGTCATGACCAGCGGCGGTTCTACCAGAATCTCCGCACCTTCGTATTTCTCATCCCTGCGCCCCGGACTGACCGGGATGATTCATCACGGAGTACAGACCATCCGTAATTTCAAAGACGATGTCCTGACCGTTACCGAGTATTTCAAACATTACGGTTACCAGACCTTCCGCTGGGATGACAGCAGCCTAGACTCCTGCCAGCCTAAACGAGGATTTGATGTATTTGAATCCGGCTATCCCACCCTTGAACACACTCCGCACCGAAATTACGACAATGATAGGCGCGATGCTTTCATTGCCAGAGTCAGGCAAAGCAAGAAACCTTTCTTCGTCAATTTCCACCTTGATTATATCCACGATTTCGGAGGCAACCAGAAGACCAGCTGGACTACCGATGAATACCTCAAAGTTGTGTCCCGACAAGCAAAGGATTTTAAAGCACTCTGGGATAAAATTGCCCCCGGACCGGAAGATATCGTTGTTGTGACTTCCGATCATGGCTGTGTTTTAGATGAGAACTACATTGAATATGACAAAAGCATGCCATGGGGCTTTGCCAATAACAAAACACGCGTATTTGCGTCCTTTATTGCCGAAGGGCTTACCCCGTCTAAAAAGCATGAGCTAATCCGCTCAATAGACATCGCACCGACCCTGCTCGACCTTGCACTGGGCAAAGAAATGAAAGCGCAGGGCATCAGCCTGAAATCCGTGCTCCAAGGCGGCCCTGTTCCGGAACTGATCGGCATATCCGAACGCAACGTCAGTTTCGATGTAACGAGTGTCACCGACTATGCCTGCGTTCGAAAGCAGGACTGGGCTTTCTACTTCCATAAAGGCGAACCGATGGCCCTGTATGACAACTCAGAAGGAACCAATGTAACGGACCATATGGGAGAAGGCTTGCCTGTCGAAGAGGAGTTGCTCAATTTTTATAGAGAACTGGTTCTTGAAGGACCGCAGACAGCCACTGAGCTCTATGAGCAAGCAGGTCTTTCAATTTCCGATATCAGAAGCGAAGTTGAGGCTAGCATCCTGCTTCCTGTATATATATGGAATGATGAAGTAAGATTATGTATCGACGCTCTGCTCGACCAAATTCTAAACACGGAACTGATTCTGCTGGATGCTGATGGCAGTGGTGAAGTGGAAAAGGAAATAAAAGCAAAATACAACGATCGCCTTTATCTGCTTCATGTTGACGCAAAAGATCTTCCCTTGCAAAAAATGCTGAATAAAGGGTTGGAATTGGCGAAAGCACCTTTTACGGTTACAGCTTCGCCGGATTGCCAATACACGGAGAATTTCTGCTACAGCCTGCGTGAAATGTTTTTATCTAAAACAGATACAGTACTCAGTTACCCGAACATGAAAAGGCTCATCAGTGACAACCGGGAAATGGAATACATTGGTAATGACGACTGTTTTGATGAGCTTATGTTTTCCCGGCTCGGTTCTATTTTTGAGCATAAGACCGCTACTGCAGCCTATTCACTGCCGCATTTCAACGAAGTAGGCGCTTGCGCAATGTTTGAAACAGAAACCCTGCGTAATGCCGGTGGATTTTCTGCGAGCGCAACAGATGTGCTGGCAAAAACATGGCACAAGCTGAATAGACTGGGCAGGGTCAGACATGTAAACAAAGGGCTGGTTATCTCTAAAGACAGGACCATCCTAAGACCTGTCATCCCGACTCCTGAGAAAGAGCATGGCCTCAAAGTAAGCATCATTGTTCCTCTTAATGGTGCAGCAGATCACAAATTGTTGCCCATGTTTCTGACCATGCTATCCAAGCAAACAGAAAAATCGATCGAAGTGCTTTTGCTCAACCAAACTGCCGATGCGAACATCATCACCGCTCTTGCAAACAACTTCCCGGAACTGAATATCAGGACGATCAACCGTACAGGTGAATTTCATGATTTACTTAACAGCGGGCTGTATGCAGCCAGAGGCAAATACATTTTCTGGTCAGACATTTCCGATAAACTTCTGCCCCATTGCCTGAGTTCACTGTTGAAACAAATAGACTACAAAACCGATGTTACAGCCGTTAAATGCGGACACTTCCTGCAAAACGCCAGCAATATGGCTAATGATGTCCAACCCATGGGACAAGTTCGGGAAATGCTATGTGAAGTTTGCGACCTCAGAGGGTTGCTTTACAAACGCAGACTGCACAATGACATTGGTATTTTCAGAGCTCCCAATGACAACGAGCAGGGGTGGTACATGTGTGTTCGTCTTGCACTTGTTAAGCCGTTTGAAATCATCGAAGAGCCGCTGATCATTGCAGGCAGGACTTTTCAGTTCAATATGCAGCCCTCCATAGAATCATATCACCGGATACTGCGCAGCTCCATAAGCTCCATGGGCAATACGATTGATCTGGTAAGGCTTTATGAAGACGACTTCCGTCACCACCGAGCAGATCAAGCCCGTTATATCCTTGAAGACGAAATGATGCTTACCCTGGAATTGATCAACAAAAGCGGTATCAACTCCGGGGCATTACTCCGTGTCCCAAAAGTCCAAATAGCAAAATAA
- a CDS encoding CvpA family protein, whose product MQTAGLALNALDIILIVIAGALIFRGLLRGIVREAISVFSLIFGFYLAAKYHQELAPYFQTFFDGPGTVKAFSYLSIIVATLFVAFLIGVTIKKILTVTMLSWADQVLGGILGFVEAIIVGGIIIVVLNSFTPNSEFLTKSKLAPKVMSTASFFISFAPDNVLDSLDIKSMFPDHSELTNPINDTI is encoded by the coding sequence ATGCAAACAGCAGGCTTAGCACTTAATGCGCTGGATATCATTTTAATCGTAATTGCCGGGGCTCTGATTTTCAGGGGCTTATTACGTGGAATAGTCAGAGAAGCTATTTCCGTTTTTTCCTTAATTTTCGGCTTTTATCTTGCCGCAAAATACCATCAGGAGCTTGCCCCGTATTTTCAGACGTTTTTCGACGGCCCCGGAACAGTTAAAGCGTTCAGTTACCTTTCCATTATCGTAGCTACGCTTTTTGTAGCTTTTCTTATCGGGGTTACCATCAAGAAAATACTTACTGTAACCATGCTCAGCTGGGCGGATCAGGTACTTGGCGGAATTTTGGGCTTTGTTGAAGCTATCATTGTCGGCGGCATAATCATTGTCGTACTGAACAGCTTTACGCCCAATTCAGAATTCCTGACTAAATCCAAACTGGCTCCTAAAGTAATGTCCACGGCAAGCTTCTTTATCAGCTTTGCTCCGGACAATGTACTTGATTCATTGGATATAAAATCAATGTTTCCCGACCACTCAGAACTCACTAACCCTATAAACGATACTATTTAA
- the mazG gene encoding nucleoside triphosphate pyrophosphohydrolase, which yields MSAKSIEKLKDVISCLTAPDGCPWDKEQTPQTLCDSLIEEAFELVEAIRADDKQEVMEELGDVMFLLLFIAQRYEEDNAFTFADAVDSGAAKMIRRHPHVFADAKVEDQEELLRNWEKIKRSEKKGDKKIFDSLPKGLPPMLKAYRINSKAARSGFTYESDEQCLGQLDSEWKEWNNALESGNKEAIAEEFGDYLFTLIELGRRKGIKANTALDITNNKFLERFAKMEDLAKEQGKDISEMSLIEQNELWEQVKK from the coding sequence ATGAGCGCAAAATCCATTGAAAAACTTAAAGATGTAATTTCCTGCCTGACAGCACCGGACGGCTGCCCTTGGGACAAAGAACAGACACCTCAAACCCTTTGCGATTCCTTAATTGAAGAAGCTTTCGAGCTGGTAGAAGCGATCCGTGCTGACGACAAGCAGGAAGTAATGGAAGAGCTTGGCGACGTTATGTTCCTGCTGCTGTTCATTGCTCAGCGCTATGAAGAAGACAACGCTTTTACCTTTGCTGATGCCGTTGATTCCGGCGCCGCAAAAATGATTCGCCGCCACCCGCATGTTTTCGCGGATGCCAAAGTTGAAGATCAGGAAGAACTGCTTCGTAACTGGGAAAAAATCAAACGCAGTGAAAAAAAAGGCGACAAAAAGATTTTCGATTCCCTGCCGAAGGGATTGCCGCCCATGCTCAAGGCTTACCGCATCAATTCTAAGGCGGCCCGCAGCGGTTTCACCTATGAATCTGATGAACAATGCTTGGGCCAGCTCGATAGTGAATGGAAAGAATGGAACAACGCCTTGGAATCCGGTAACAAGGAAGCCATTGCTGAAGAATTCGGCGACTACCTGTTTACCCTTATTGAACTGGGCCGCAGAAAAGGCATTAAAGCCAATACCGCTTTGGATATCACAAACAACAAATTCCTTGAGCGTTTCGCCAAAATGGAAGACCTCGCCAAAGAACAGGGCAAGGACATTTCCGAAATGAGCCTCATCGAACAGAATGAGCTTTGGGAACAGGTCAAAAAATAA
- a CDS encoding NfeD family protein, whose product MDGFPLWLIWLVAGLVLAVLELVVPGMVLIFFSLGCLLSALAALIYSDALILQVVVFCLSSVASLLILRRTFMGWFQGQVSDVVDDGYENSPEGALAEVSKDFGSDGFGQIKYRGSFWKAVCPLDQNFVIGDKVRIVSWADKSKTSFFVEKF is encoded by the coding sequence GTGGACGGTTTTCCACTCTGGCTGATTTGGCTGGTTGCCGGACTTGTTCTGGCTGTGCTGGAACTTGTTGTTCCGGGCATGGTTTTGATTTTTTTTAGCCTTGGTTGTCTGCTCTCCGCTTTAGCCGCACTTATTTACAGTGATGCTTTGATTCTGCAGGTTGTGGTTTTCTGTCTCTCTTCTGTCGCATCGTTGCTGATACTGCGCCGGACATTTATGGGCTGGTTTCAGGGGCAGGTATCCGATGTTGTTGATGATGGGTATGAAAATTCGCCGGAAGGTGCATTAGCTGAAGTCAGTAAGGACTTCGGTTCTGACGGATTTGGTCAGATTAAGTATCGGGGTTCATTCTGGAAGGCTGTTTGTCCGTTGGACCAAAATTTTGTGATTGGTGACAAAGTACGAATTGTTTCATGGGCTGACAAAAGTAAGACTTCTTTTTTTGTGGAAAAATTTTGA
- the rfbC gene encoding dTDP-4-dehydrorhamnose 3,5-epimerase, with amino-acid sequence MKLIETEFPGLVVIEPKVFRDKRGFFLESFNKNVFAENGLPTDFVQDNHAYSSGLGVIRGLHLQMPPYAQSKLVWVTRGAVNDVVVDLRKGSPTYRRSFKIELSADNFLRLFIPKGFAHGYETLTEENEFMYKVDSGYAPGSEAGIRWDDPELNIDWKTKNPVLSDKDLELPLLARFDSPFEF; translated from the coding sequence GTGAAGTTGATTGAAACGGAATTTCCCGGACTTGTGGTCATTGAGCCAAAGGTTTTCAGGGATAAGCGGGGCTTTTTTCTGGAAAGTTTCAATAAAAATGTCTTTGCGGAAAATGGGTTGCCCACTGATTTTGTTCAAGACAACCATGCATATTCATCCGGTCTCGGCGTCATTCGCGGTCTGCATCTGCAGATGCCTCCTTATGCTCAGTCAAAACTTGTCTGGGTCACCAGAGGAGCTGTTAACGATGTTGTTGTAGATTTGCGTAAGGGATCACCAACCTACCGTAGATCGTTCAAAATTGAACTATCGGCGGATAACTTTTTGAGGTTGTTTATCCCCAAGGGATTTGCGCATGGATATGAAACTCTGACCGAGGAAAACGAGTTCATGTACAAGGTCGATTCTGGGTACGCCCCCGGCAGCGAGGCCGGGATCAGGTGGGATGATCCGGAGCTCAATATCGACTGGAAGACAAAGAATCCGGTACTTTCCGACAAAGACCTGGAGCTTCCTCTTCTGGCACGGTTTGACTCTCCGTTCGAGTTTTAA
- the qrcA gene encoding menaquinone reductase multiheme cytochrome c subunit QrcA: protein MEEKRTSKQCGGVLPFFIGVLASLIVGWWVFPQVIYSQKTQPIDFSHKVHVEGQGMDCESCHMFLEDGSFAGLPSNEQCAECHEDVLGETKAEEVYVTEYLQKGVEVPWLVYQYQPDNVYFSHMAHQGFECTDCHPDVGNSDTLPTYYENRISGYSKQTMKMWQCERCHAEVGTSNACYVCHK, encoded by the coding sequence ATGGAGGAAAAAAGAACATCGAAGCAGTGTGGAGGAGTTCTTCCTTTCTTCATCGGTGTCCTTGCGAGCCTGATCGTTGGTTGGTGGGTTTTCCCGCAGGTTATTTATAGCCAGAAGACCCAGCCTATCGATTTCAGCCACAAGGTTCATGTTGAAGGTCAAGGTATGGACTGTGAGTCATGTCACATGTTTTTGGAAGACGGTTCCTTTGCCGGTCTGCCTTCCAACGAGCAGTGTGCTGAGTGTCACGAAGATGTCCTCGGAGAAACCAAAGCTGAGGAAGTTTACGTGACCGAGTATCTGCAGAAGGGTGTGGAAGTACCCTGGCTGGTTTATCAGTATCAGCCCGATAACGTTTACTTTTCGCACATGGCGCACCAAGGCTTCGAGTGTACTGATTGCCATCCCGACGTAGGCAACAGCGACACGCTGCCGACGTATTACGAAAACAGAATCAGCGGTTACAGCAAGCAGACCATGAAGATGTGGCAGTGTGAACGCTGTCATGCGGAAGTTGGTACCAGCAACGCATGTTACGTCTGCCATAAGTAA